CCAGTGGGGGCTGCGCGGCGCCCGCGGTGGCAAGGGACCGTCGTACGAGGAGCTGGTGGAGACCGAGGGGCGGCCCCGGCTGCGCTACTGGCTGGACCGGCTGATCGCCGACAAGGTCCTCGAGGCGGCCGTCGTGTACGGCTACTTCCCGGCGTACGCCGAGGGCAACGACCTGGTGGTGCTGGACGAGAACGGGCACCGCGAGCGGGCCCGGTTCTCCTTCCCGCGGCAGCGGCAGGAGCGGCGGCTCTGCCTGGCCGACTTCTTCCGGCCGAAGGGCGACGAGCTGGACGTGGTGGCGTTGCAGTTGGTCACCGTCGGCCAGCCGATCAGCGAGTACACGGCGAAGATGTTCGCCGGCAACGAGTACCGCGACTACCTGGAGGTGCACGGCCTGTCGGTGCAGCTCACCGAGGCGCTGGCGGAGCACTGGCACCGGCGGATCCGGACCGAGCTGACGCTGCCCGGCGGGCGTACGCTCGCCGACGACGACCCGGCGGACCTGGCCGGCCTGCTGCGCACCGACTACCGGGGCTGCCGGTACGCGTTCGGCTACCCGGCCTGCCCGGACCTGGAGGACCGGGCGAAGATCGTGGAGCTGCTCGGCGCGGAGCGAATCGGGGTGCAGCTGTCGGAGGAGTTCCAGCTGGTGCCGGAGCAGGCGACGGACGCGATCGTGGTGCACCACCCGGAGGCGAACTACTTCAACGCCAAGTGATCGCCGCAAGCGCTCTGACCTGCGGTGGAGCAGCCGGAACGGCCCTGATTCCCATGATCATGCCGTTTCCAGGCCGTCTAGGCTCTGCGGGTCGTCGGCGAAGGCGTGGTCGATCGCGCGGCGGGTGCGGTCCTCGCTGGCCGGCAGCAGGTGGGTGTAGATCCGGAGGGTGAAGCCGGGGTCGGAGTGCCCGAGGTAGGCCGAGAGCGCCTTCACGCTTTCGCCGGCGTCGAGCAGGACCGAGGCGTAGGTGTGCCGGAGCACGTGCATGCCGTTGTGCCGGTTGTCGGGGACGCCGGTGGCGCGGATGGCCCGCTTCCAGACGCCCCGGTTGAAGGCCGTCCGGTCCAGCGCTGTTCCGGCCGGGGTCGTCAGGTAGAGCGTCACGGTCCGCGGCTCGCCGGTCGAGGAACCCCACGGAAGGGTGACGTCGACCGGCGGGTACCGCTTGGCGTGCTCAGTCAGGCGGCGTGACACCGATTCCGGCAGTGGGACGTCGCGGACCTTGCCGCCCTTGGGTAGCGCGAAGATCAGGCGCCCGCGCACGAGCTTGACCTGACGCGTCACGTGCAGGACGGGCCGGGCCGGGTCGATGTCGTCCGGGCTGACGCCGAAGATCTCACCCTGGCGCAGGCCGCAGCCGGCGCCCAGGTCGACGGTGACCCGGTAGCGGTCGGCCAGGGCGGCGCGGAAGCGGGCGCGTAGGTCGTTGGGCCACGGGACGACCTTGGGCGCTTGGTACTTCGGTGGCCGGATCGTCTTGACCGCGAACGGGTTGCTGACCACCTTCCGGTCATCGACGGCCGCGTTGAAGATCATGGAGACGTCGTTGAACAGGACCCGGCGGTAGCTGGCCGCCAGGCCCTTCGTTTGCAGCTGGTGTGCCCAGGCGCGGATGGTGGCGGGTTGGATGGCGGTGAGTGCCTGGTCCCCGAAGGCGGGGTAGACGTGGAGCCGGAACTCGTATTCGAGCCGGTCCCGGGTCAGCTCGTCGGTGGTTGCGGCGGCGAGCCAGTCGTCGGCGTAGCGCTTGAAGGTGATGCGCCCGGCGTCCGGGTCGACGTAGGTGCCCTTGAGGATGTCGGCCTGGACGCGGGCGAGGAACGCTTGCGCTTCCCGCTTCTTCTTGTCGGGGAACGACTGTGACTTCTCTTTGCCGTCTGGCGAGGTGTAGCGGACGCGGTAGCGCATTCCCTGCCCGCATTCAGGTTTCGGTTCCTGGCGGGACTTGCCATCAGGGCCGACGACGGTGCGGTACCAGCGGTCGACGATGTGGGCCATGTCAGGCCGCCGTGGACTGGTCGGCAAACCAGGCGCGCACCGCGTCGGGGTCGTAGCGGAGGTGGCGGCCGACGCGGGCGGCGGGCGGTCCGTACTTGCGCTTGCGCCACTGGTAGAGCGTCTGGACGGGGACGCGCAGGTAGGCGGATACGTCTTCGATTTCCCACAGCGGTTCGGGGGCGGTAGATGCGTTCATCAAGGCTCCTTTCGGGCGGTAGCGGTAGGTGGATCAGGAGGGCATGTCGGCACGTCGTTCGGGCGTGGGCCGAAGGCGATGTGTCGCTGTGGAGTTGTCAAAGGACGGGTTCCGAGGTCGTTGACACGTACGTGTCAAGCGGCCAGGGATCGGGTGGTGGTGCGCTGTTGGGCCAGCTCGTCGGCCAGGGCGTCGAGTCCGGCGAGGTGTCGGGCGCGGGCCATGGCGGCGGCGGTGTTGGCCAGGAGGGCGTCGCCGGTGGTGATCCAGCCGGTGGCGTGGTAACCGAGTTCGTAGATGACCTGCTCGGCTTGTTCGTCGTCCCAGGTGTGGGGGTGGCCTTCGGTGCGTCGCCAGATGGTGCGCTGGAAGCGGATGAAGCCGAGGGTGGCGGAGAAGGCGCGGCTCTTGGTGGTGATGTGGCCGCCGTAGCCGAACTGGTGCGCCCATCGGCGCAGCCGGGTGTAGTCGGGGTGCTCGCCGAGGTCCCAGCAGGCGCGGATGAGCCGCCCGAGGTGGGTGCGGGGATCGCCGTGGACGTCGACGGAGAGGTCGTCGACGCGGCGCAGGTTCAGGCCGGTGACTTCGGTGCTCTTGGTGACGTACTTGGCGAGGTAGCCGGTGATCTGGGCGAGGTTGACTTCACCGCCGGGGGCGTTGACGTGCTTGATGTCCAGGCCCTTGTCGCCCCACGCGATGTGCCAGCCCTGCCCGTTGTTGGCTGGGTGCGGGGCGGAGGTGTAGGCCGTCTTGACGAAGGCGGCTTCCACGGCGTCAGCGAACATGTCGCGGGTGATCTGCCGAGGCGGCGGGACGATCGCGCCGGGGCAGTCCGGGTTCTCGCCGTCGAGGCGGATCAGGGCGTGGTAGTGGATGACGCCGCGTACCTGGAACTCGTAGACCTTGATGTAGCGGCGGCGCAGCTCGACGCCGTGGGCGCGGCCGAGGCGGCGTAGTTCGCGGTCGACCTGCTGGATGGTGCGGCGCCACAGTTCTGGTGCTTCGTGGTTCCAGACGACTTGGGCGGTGTGGTCGTAGCAGTCCAGGCACAGCGGCTGCCCGAGCTGCCCGTCACCGGCCTTGTGCCGGCCACCGCACCGCAGGTCGACGCCGTGGGGGCAGGTGCGGCCGAACGGGTGGCAGACGGAGGCACGGCAGGTGCAGCCGTCCTTGCGGCGGCAGTCCGCGGCGTGGACCTTGACGACCCGGTGGTGCACCGGCCCGAAGGACGGGGCGGT
This sequence is a window from Micromonospora sp. NBRC 110009. Protein-coding genes within it:
- a CDS encoding tyrosine-type recombinase/integrase; translated protein: MAHIVDRWYRTVVGPDGKSRQEPKPECGQGMRYRVRYTSPDGKEKSQSFPDKKKREAQAFLARVQADILKGTYVDPDAGRITFKRYADDWLAAATTDELTRDRLEYEFRLHVYPAFGDQALTAIQPATIRAWAHQLQTKGLAASYRRVLFNDVSMIFNAAVDDRKVVSNPFAVKTIRPPKYQAPKVVPWPNDLRARFRAALADRYRVTVDLGAGCGLRQGEIFGVSPDDIDPARPVLHVTRQVKLVRGRLIFALPKGGKVRDVPLPESVSRRLTEHAKRYPPVDVTLPWGSSTGEPRTVTLYLTTPAGTALDRTAFNRGVWKRAIRATGVPDNRHNGMHVLRHTYASVLLDAGESVKALSAYLGHSDPGFTLRIYTHLLPASEDRTRRAIDHAFADDPQSLDGLETA
- a CDS encoding helix-turn-helix domain-containing protein; this encodes MNASTAPEPLWEIEDVSAYLRVPVQTLYQWRKRKYGPPAARVGRHLRYDPDAVRAWFADQSTAA
- a CDS encoding replication initiator, with translation MTSSTLPLAPGTTTVPGTGASADAGYWPWAAPTSTRPADDGWVRGHDPRTVASGRARAQDPDYPDWLGHVRAASACKHPIRLAGQIHVNDRDGNRMVTIDTEDMPDGAIYTPCGNRRVAVCPSCAEVYRRDTYHLIKAGLQGDRWGLPPLHEHIAIFLTATAPSFGPVHHRVVKVHAADCRRKDGCTCRASVCHPFGRTCPHGVDLRCGGRHKAGDGQLGQPLCLDCYDHTAQVVWNHEAPELWRRTIQQVDRELRRLGRAHGVELRRRYIKVYEFQVRGVIHYHALIRLDGENPDCPGAIVPPPRQITRDMFADAVEAAFVKTAYTSAPHPANNGQGWHIAWGDKGLDIKHVNAPGGEVNLAQITGYLAKYVTKSTEVTGLNLRRVDDLSVDVHGDPRTHLGRLIRACWDLGEHPDYTRLRRWAHQFGYGGHITTKSRAFSATLGFIRFQRTIWRRTEGHPHTWDDEQAEQVIYELGYHATGWITTGDALLANTAAAMARARHLAGLDALADELAQQRTTTRSLAA